In a single window of the Pseudodesulfovibrio profundus genome:
- a CDS encoding glycosyltransferase family 4 protein, translated as METNVFGRHDPSPSASIIDATLFVSHFCLDRYSQLVGFKATAPRYRALYNPVDVDRLMANTPEEKDYARPIVGRISRVDPGKWSRLGLEFLPFIVRDFPDFRYHVIGGIPEAHAYVKEHNLQDNVIFLPPVSHDEELASFMGELSLLAHANDTGESFGLVIAEAMACALPVITHPCEGLKDNAQLELVDHGETGLIAKTAEEYANAIKYLLNNPDEAQRMGLNGQQKARRLYRTQNIVSDLESIYDELLKQKGIRT; from the coding sequence GTGGAAACCAATGTCTTTGGCAGACATGACCCCAGCCCTTCAGCCAGCATCATTGACGCTACGCTGTTTGTTTCCCACTTCTGCCTCGATCGATACAGCCAGCTAGTCGGCTTCAAAGCCACTGCCCCCCGCTACCGAGCCTTATACAATCCCGTCGATGTTGACCGACTCATGGCGAACACCCCCGAAGAAAAGGATTATGCACGCCCCATCGTAGGCCGTATATCCAGGGTTGATCCAGGAAAATGGTCACGGCTCGGTCTTGAGTTTCTCCCTTTCATTGTCCGCGATTTCCCTGATTTCCGTTACCATGTCATCGGTGGAATCCCGGAAGCACATGCCTATGTCAAAGAACATAATTTGCAAGATAACGTCATTTTTCTCCCGCCCGTGTCACACGATGAGGAATTAGCGTCCTTTATGGGCGAACTGTCTCTCCTGGCCCACGCAAATGATACAGGGGAATCATTCGGCTTGGTCATTGCAGAGGCAATGGCTTGTGCCTTGCCGGTGATAACGCACCCGTGTGAAGGGCTTAAAGACAACGCGCAACTGGAACTTGTTGACCACGGAGAAACAGGCCTTATCGCAAAGACGGCTGAAGAGTATGCCAACGCAATCAAATACCTGCTTAACAATCCGGATGAAGCGCAGCGAATGGGATTGAACGGTCAACAAAAAGCCAGACGCCTTTATCGTACACAAAATATTGTCAGCGACCTCGAATCGATATACGACGAACTCCTGAAACAAAAAGGAATACGCACATGA